From Halichoerus grypus chromosome 6, mHalGry1.hap1.1, whole genome shotgun sequence, one genomic window encodes:
- the NUPR2 gene encoding nuclear protein 2, giving the protein MDALLLSAQAQLRPQPPERWPPVSSEEELYECLDYYYLRDFPACGAGRSKGRTRRERELRTNWPVPGGHERKIAQKLLNGQRKRRQRQLQPRARTRLG; this is encoded by the coding sequence ATGGACGCGCTCCTTCTAAGCGCCCAGGCCCAGCTCCGGCCGCAGCCGCCCGAGAGGTGGCCGCCCGTGAGCTCCGAGGAGGAGCTCTACGAGTGCCTGGATTACTACTACCTGCGCGACTTCCCGGCCTGCGGGGCCGGGCGCAGCAAGGGTCGGACGCGGCGCGAGCGGGAACTGCGCACCAACTGGCCAGTGCCCGGCGGCCACGAGCGCAAAATCGCGCAGAAGCTCCTCAACGGCCAGCGGAAGCGGCGCCAGCGGCAGCTGCAGCCCCGGGCGCGCACTCGGCTCGGCTGA